In the genome of Streptomyces sp. NBC_00259, the window CTTGAAGATCTCCGTCGTGACGTCGTTGACGCCGATCATCGGGGTGACGGCGACGGTCTGCCAGGCGGCGGCGTCCGAGAGCCCGAGCACGCCCTTGATCTGTGCCTGGGTCGCGGTGGCCGCCTGGACCGCGTACGTACCCATGTCGCCGCTGTAGGCCGGCCCATAGTCCATGGCCATGATGTTGACGGCGTCGATCGTGACGCCGTTCTTCTTCGCGTCGGCGAGCAGGTCGACGCCGGGCTGGGTCAGGCCCTCCGGCATGACGGGCAGCGTGAACGAGACGTCCAGGCCGGGGTGTTCCTTCTGGAGCCGGGCGATCGCCTGCGAGCGGCGGGTGTTGGCGGCGGTGTCCGGCAGGGCCGCACCCTCGATGTCGAAGTCGACCTTGGTGAGTTCGTACTGGTCGATGACCTTGCCGTACGCCGCGGCGAGGTCGCCGGACGAGGAGCAGTTGAGGGCCAGCTCATGGCCGGCCGCGCCGCCGAACGAGACCCTCACGTCACCGCCCTTGGCGCGCAGCGCGGTTGTCTGGGCCGCGACCTTGTCGTCGGCGAGGCCCGTGACACCGCCCCACAGGGGTGCGCAGCCGCCGCCGGAGGTGATGAAGGCGAGCGTGAAGTCCTTCACGCCGGTCTTGGCGGCGGTGTCGAGCATGTCGTACGCCGGGTAGAGGGAGGTGTCGATGTACGGCGCGAACTTCCCGCCGCCGGCGGCCGGGGGCGTGGCGGTCGCCGTGGCCGAAGGCGTGGCCGTGGCCGTGGCCGTCTGCGTCGGCGTTCCGGTGGGGCTCGGGGGCTTCGTCGGCGTCGGGCCGGGCTGCTCGGTCGGCCGGCCGCTCGGCCGGGGCGTCGCGCCCGTGTCGACCGAGCAGGTGGCGTTGTTGATGAGGCAGCCGGACGGGTCGCCGGCCGTGCCGCTCGCGGAGGTCACGAAGCCGACGGTGACGGAGGCGCCGGGCGCCAGCTCCTTGTTCCAGCTCGTGGGCTTGACGGTGATGTGCCGCCCGTCGGCGGCGTGGTCGCCGTTCCACAGGGAACCGATGCTCGTGCCCGCCGGCAGATCGAATTCGAGGGTCCAGCCCGACTGCGCCTTGCCGGTGTCGTTGGTGATGACGTACTGCCCGGTGTAGCCGCCGTCCCACGAACTGGTCCTGGTGTAGGCGGCGCCGACGGCGGCCGCCTGCGCCGTCCCGGTGAAGGCGAACGCCGCGCCGCCGATGACCGCGGCGGCCACGACCGCGCCGATCGTCTTCGTCCTGCCGCCCGCCCTGCGCCGGTGCGTGCTGGTGCCCATCGCGTGCCTGCCTCTGCGTTACGGAAGTGGGGTGCGGCAGCACGCTAGCGACACGAGAACGGACAAACGGCAGTTTACGGGCGGCGGTTGATGTTCTTAGGGCGCGCTTAAGGGCGGCATCGGAGGCGGTTAATGGTTAAGCCCGCCGGGCCCCTGCGGCTGCCGGAGCCGCTCTTCCCCCGCCGCTTCATGCGGTGCCCGAGCTGCCCCTGCCGGCCGCGCGCGCCGCCGAGCCCGATCCAGATCCGGACCTCCGTACCGCCGAGTACCGAGTGCCCGATGCGTACGTCGCCGCCGGTCGACTCGGCGACCCGGCGCACGATGTCGAGGCCGAGCCCCGTCGAGCCGTCCCTGTCGCCGCTGTTGCCGCGGGTCAGCGCCGCCTCGGGGTCGGAGATCCCGGGGCCGGCGTCCGAGACGAGCACGATCACGGCGTCCTCGCCGTTGTGCACGTCCACCGAGAAGGCCGTGCCCTCCGGGGTGTGCCGGAAGACGTTGCCGAGCAGCGCGTCCAGGGCCGCGGCGAGTTCGGGCCTGGCCACCGGTATCGGCACGGGGCGTTCCACGCCCGCGAGCCGGACCTCGCGCCCCTCGTCCTCCGCGAGCGCCGACCAGAACTCCATGCGCTGCCTGACGACTTCCGAGACGTCGCAGCCCGCGCCGGGGGCCGTCGCCTGGGTCTGGGGCTTCGCCTCGCGCGCCGTACGGATGATGGTGTCGACCTCGCGTTCCAGCTGCTCCACGGCGGACCTGGTCTGGTCCGCGGCCGGGCCCGTGCCCAGCGAGGCGGCGTTGAGCCTGAGCACCGTGAGGGGCGTACGCAGCCGGTGCGAGAGATCCGCGGCCAGCTCCCGTTCGTTGGCGAGCAGCTGGACCACCTGGTCCGCCATGGAGTTGAAGGCGACGGCGGCCGACCGCAGCTCGGTCGGTCCCTCCTCCTTGACCCGCGCCCCGAGCTTGCCCTCCCCGAGGTCGTGCGCGGCGCCCGCGAGCCGCTGGGCGGGCCGCACCATCCGTATGCCGAGCCGGTCGGCGATCACGATCGAGCCGAGGATCAGCGCCACGCCGACCCCCGCGAGCACCAGCCAGGCGGTGGTCACACCGTTGCTGACCTCGCCCTCCGGGACGAACACCTCGACGATCGCGATCTTTCCGGAGCTGAGCGCGGTGGGCTGGAGCCACGCGGAGCCGTCGGTGACCTCGGTGGTGGACGCGCGGCCCAAGCGCTGCGTGATGGCGAGGTCCTTCACCCCGGCCCGCCGGGTGCCGATCTCCAGATCCTGGCCGCCGGTCTCGTCGGACGCGGGGACGTGCACCGCCATCCGGCCCGCCGCGCCGGCCTGGGTGGAGGCGACGGCTCGCTCCAGCTGACCGCGGTCGGTGGTGATGGAGAGCGTGGGGCCGATGGCGGCGGCCTGTCGCTCGGCGTTGGAGAACGCCCGGTCCCTGGCCATCTCCTGGATGACGATCCCGAGCGGGACGGCGAAGGCGACCACGACCATCGTCGTGACCGCCAGGCAGACTCTGACCAGCGCCCATCTCATCTCGGCGGCTCCAGCTTCACTCCGACACCCCGAAGGGTGTGCAGGTACCGGGGACGGGCGGCGGTCTCTCCCAGTTTCCGTCGCAACCAGGACAGATGGACATCGATGGTCTGGTCGTCGCCGTAGGACTGCTGCCACACCTCCGCGAGCAGTTCCTTGCGGGGTACGACGACTCCCGGCCGGCCGGCGAGGAAGGCGAGCAGGTCGAACTCGCGCCGGGTCAGATCGAGTCGGCTGCCGTCCAGTTCGGCCTGCCGGCGGAGCGGGTCGATCGAGAGCCCGCCCACCTGGATGACCCTGCTGGGCGGGGCCTCGCCCACGGCGGCCCGGGAGCGGCGCAGCACGGCCGACATCCGCGCCGAGAGGTGTTCCACGGAGAACGGCTTGATGAGGTAGTCGTCGGCGCCGTCGTTGAGGAGCCGGACGATCTCCGTCTCGTCGTCCCGCGCCGTCGCGATGATCACCGGTACGTCGGTGATGCCGCGCAACATCTTCAGCGCCTCGGACCCGTCGAGATCCGGCAGACCGAGGTCCAGAATGACCACGTCGAACCGGAGATGGGCCACCTCGCGCAGCGCCTCCAAGGCCGTCCCGACGCTCCGTACGGTGTGGGAGGCCTCGGTCAAGTGCCGGATGAGGGCGGAGCGCACGAACTGGTCGTCCTCGACCACGAGCACACTTGCCATGGGCGGCACCGTACGCCATGCGGTCGACCCCGGTCCCCCCTTGGACGGCGTCGGCAGGCGTGGTGCAGTATGGCCCGGATGCAGAGAGGACTCGTACACGCTTTCGCGTGGTCGCTCGCCACGGGCGCGGCGGTCACGCTGTCGTGGTGGGGCGTACACACGGTCATGGAGGGCACGGTGTACGACCGGCCGCGCGCCCTGCCGATCACGACCGACGCCCGCAACACCCAGGGTTCCACGCCGCAGTCGTCCTCGACGCGCTTCCCCGGGAGCACGTCGGCGTCGCCGGCGTCGCCCGAGGACACACCGGACGGCAGCAGCCAGAAGTCGTCGGCGCCGCCTCCGTCCGAGCCGCCGAGCGGCGGCCCGAGCAAGAGCAAGCGCCCATCGACGCCGTCGGCTTCGGGGAACGTGAAGAGCTACTCGGTCGAGGGCGGCCGGGTCGCCTACGACATCGGGCCCAGCTCGGCGGAGCTGGTCTCGGCGACTCCGGCCGGCGGCTGGACGATGCAGATCTGGAAGCAACCCACGTACATCCGGGTCACGTTCTCGCAGAACGGCAGGGAGATCGACGTCTTCTGCACCTGGCACGACACGGCGCCGCGCGTCGAGATCGAGGAGCGGTGAGCGCCGGCCGCACGCGCTGACCACCTGCCGCGCCGCGGCGGACGCCGGGCGTCAGCGGAAGACCGACGGCGGCGGTACGGGAGAGGGTTTGGCGGCGGCGTCGGTCACGGCGGCGGCACCACCGGTGAAGTCGGCCAGGGCCTTGCCGTGTTCGACCCGTCCTGCGTGCGGGTCGCTCGCGACCCGGCGGGTCAGTTCGGCGACGGGCAGCGGCCGGTCGGAGGCGAGCAGGACGGCGTTGCCGAAGCGGCGGCCGCGCAGCACGGTCGGGTCGGCGGCGAGGGCGAGTTCGGGGAAAACGGTGGCCGCGGTGGCGATCTGGCCGCGCAGATGGGAGAGCGGCGGACCGTCCGCGAGATTGGCGGCGTAGTGCCCGCCGGGTCTCAGCACCCGGCGCACCTCCGCGAGGAACTCCGTACTGGTGAGGTGCGCGGGAGTGCGCGCCCCGCTGAAGACGTCCGCGATGACGAGGTCCGCCCAGCCGTCCGGGACCTTGCCGAGCCCGGCACGGGCGTCGGTGGAACGGACCCGTATCCGGGCGCCCGGGTCGAGCGGGAGCCTGGCACGGACGAGCTCGACGAGCGGTCCGTCCACCTCGACGATCTGCTGGGTGGAGCGCGGACGGGTCGCCGCGAGGTAACGCGCGAGAGTGAAAGCACCACCGCCGAGGTGGACGGCGTTCAGGGGCCGCCCGGCGGGGGCGGCGAGGTCGATGACATGGCCGAGGCGGCGCTGGTACTCGAAGGTGAGCAGGGCCGGATCGTCGAGGTCCACATGGGACTGCGGTGCGCCGTCGATCAGCAGCGTCCAGCCACGCGGCCGGTCGCGATCGGGTATCAGCTCGGCGAGCCCGCCGTCCACGGCCTCGACGACCACCTCGGCCGCCGCCGGCCGTCCACGCTGCTTGTTCCTCGCCACACGGCCATTATCCGGCGCCGGGCGACGTCACGGTCACCGGGCGGCTCCGCACGTACCGGGCGGCGCCACAGGTACGGGGCCGGCCCCGCGCACCCGGCGGTTCCGGGCCGCCGGACACTGCCCCCGACGCTGCCCCTGGTGGCCGTCCGCGGCTAGATGCTGTCCGCGGCCTCGATCATGCGGGCCGCCTGACCGAGGGCCTCGCGGAGGACGACCGGGTCGGTGACCGGGCCGGTGTCGCCGGGCGGCAGCAGCCAGCCCGAGCCGTTGACCGGAGGTTCCGCGGGACCTGCCGCGGCGCCCGGCTCGGCGGGGATGCGCAGTCCGCGGCCCGAGGTCTGCGTACACGCGCTGCCGGGCATGTCCCAGCCCGCCGCGGTGCCGGGCGGCACCAGGAAGCCGAGGGTCTCGCAGCTGCGGTCGTGGAGGACGGGCCCGACGGCCGGGGCACAGCCGCGGCGCAGGATGTCCACCGCCTCCAGCCCCTGCCTGGTCGGCACGGTGACCAGGTCACACGGCTCCTCGGGGACCGTGACGGCCGACCCCGGTGCCGCGCTGTACTCCTCGGTGGGCAGGTGCTGAGCGCTCGTCCGCGAGCCGCTGCCTGTCTCCATGCCAGCCTCCAACAAGGGAACCCCTCCTCGCCGAGTAGGGACGGGTACTTCGTCCCCGCATGGTTCAACGCCCGTCGGCGTCAAGGGCTACGGCGGCACGCCGCCGCAAAGGGTGGCAGTTCATGGCAGATCGTGGGTGAGATATCCCGTTTGTAGCCAAACACTGCGTACTCGGTCCGTCACAGCAGGTACGTTCTTGCCCCGCCGGAGCAAGGAATCTGGAACAGGAATCTCGCGTCCGCAGGAAAGCCCGCGTCCGAAGGATCCGAAGGAAACCGAGAAGGCTCCGGCAGTACCAGCAGGAGAGGGCTCGGCCATGGCGTCGTCACGGGCAGTTCCCAACCTCATGTTCCGGCGGCTGCGCGGACAGCGGTCACCCGGTGAGTTCGCCGCGCTCGTCCGCCGTGCGGCACGGGAGATCGGCGAACAGGTCGCCTGCGACGCCCGCTACATCGGACGGGTGGAGGCGGGTGAGATCCGCTGCCCCAACTACGCCTACGAGCGTGTGTTCCTGCACATGTTCCCGGGTTTGGCCCTGGCGGATCTGGGGTTCTCGGCCCGGGAGACGGTACGGGGCCGTGCATCCCGCGGCCGAACACCACAGGCCTCCGATACGTACAACAGCAACAACGGCACCAACAGCACCTACAGCAACGAGGAGAGCGACGTGCTGCGTCGCGCGTTCATGACCAGCGGCACCGTCACCGTGGCGGCCGCATCCCTGGGCCTCGGCTCACTGCCCGGCACCGAGGCACTCCGTTCCGAGCTGCCCAGACAGCGGGTCGGCGCGTCCGAGGTCGGCGCCGTCGAGGAGGCGGTACGGCAGATCCGGCTGCTCGACGACCGGCACGGCGCGGACGGGCTCTACAAGCGGGCCGCCCAGCCGCTGCGCGCCGCGTACGCGCTGCTCGACGCCGGTGCCACCACCCGGAGTTCGACCGCCGGACGGCTCGCGACGGGCGCGGGTGAACTGGCCATCTCGGTCGGCTGGCTGGCCCATGACTCCGGCCGGCTGGACGACGCGCGCTCGCACTACGCGGAAGCGCTGGCGACGGCGCGGGTCGCCGCGGACCCGGCGCTGGAGGCCCACGCCTTCTGCAACACGTCCTTCCTCGCCCGGGACGCCGGCCGGCACCGTGAGGCGGTGCGCGCCGCGCAGGCGGGACAGCGCGCGGCCGGACAGCTCGGCTCCGACCGGCTGATGGCCCTGCTCACCCTGCGCGAGGCGGGCGGCTGGGCCGGGCTCGGCGACCGCGGCGGCTGCGAGCGGGCACTGTCCCGCGCCCACACGCTCTTCGGCCGCGGCCCCTCGGACAAGGACCCGGAGTGGATGTCCTTCTTCGGTGAGCCGGAGCTCCAGACCCTGGAGGCACAGTGCTGGTCGGCCCTCGGCGACTGGTCGCGGGCGGCACGCCACGCACATCGTGCGACGGCCCTCCAGAACCCGCACTTCGCCCGCAACCTCGCCCTCTACCGGGCGCAGCTGGCCTCGGACCTGGCCCGTGCCGGTGCGCCCGCCGAGGCCGCGTCGGTCGGTGAGCAGGTCCTCGACGTCCTCGACGCCGACGTCCAGTCGTCCCGTATCCGTGTGATGCTCGCCGACACCGCGGCCGTGCTGAGACCGCTGCGGCGGGCGGCGGGGGTGGCGCCCTTCCTGGACCGCTACGCGATGACGGCGGCCACCGCCGGAGCCTGAGGCACGCTCAGGTGCCCAGGTGGCCCGTGTCGTTCCAGCGCTCGATCGCCGGGGCGCCGTAGGCCCAGCCGAGCGCCGACAGGCTCGTCGGGTCGAGCTTGATCCGGGCGGCGAAGGAGATGTCCTCGCCGAGCCAACGGGCGCACAGGACGCGCAGGATGTGGCCGTGCGCGAAGGCCAGGACGTCGCGGTCGGCCGAGCGTACGTACTCGACGATCCCGTCCGCACGGGCCGAGAGTTCCGCCATGGTCTCGCCCCGCGACTGCGCCCCGGGGGAACCCACGGGCACGCCGTCGCGCCAGATGAACCAGTCGGGGTCGATCGCGTGGATCTGGGCCTGCGTCATGCCCTCGTACGCCCCGTAGTCCCACTCCATCAAGGCGTCCCAGTCCTGCGCGCGGTCGGCGAATCCGGCGAGTTCGCAGGTCTCGCGGGCACGGGAGAGAGGGCTGGTGCGGATCTCGGCGTCCGGGAGACCGTCCCAGGGGGTCCTGTGCAGCCGCTCGCCCAGCAGTTTCGCTCCGCGGCGGCCCTCGTCGAGGAGGGGGATGTCCGTCCGGCCGGTGTGCCTGCCGAGCATGGACCATTCGGTCTGGCCGTGCCGGGCGAGAAATATTCGCGCTGCCATATGTCCATCATCGCCCAGATGGACGACGGGTGACGCGGCGTGGCCCGACGGTGCGGGCCCGCGCCGGGCCGCGGGCCCGCGGCGAGGACGCTGGGGCGCGCGCGTCTGCGCTGGTCACCGTGGTGGTCGTGCCGGGTCCTGCGAACCACCGCTTCTTCGGCGGGGTGACCGGGTTGCGGTGACGGGATCGCTGTGGTGGGGCGGGGTGCCGGGGGTGGGGTGCCGGAGGTGGGGTTGGGCCGGGTCGGGTCCCAAGGCGTCCGACCGGTTCAGGGCGGGGGCGGTTCGCGCAGGTCGACGTACCGGTCGTCCGGGCCGTCCCGGCCGGTTCGGGCCGGTTCAGGCCGTTCGGGCCGGTTCGGGCCGTTCGGGCCGGTTCGGGCCGGTGCCGGGTCCGATCAGGCCGGGGTCGGCGGCGCGGGCCCGTTTCGCGGAGGCCGGTGCACCCGCCGTTCCCGCCGGAGCCGGCCGGCTTCGGCGTCGGACCGGCCCGGATCGGTGACTCGTGCCCGGTTGTCACTGGCGGATGCGAGACTTCCGCGGGTGAGCACATCCCTGGACAGCGGACCTCCTCCCCAGGCGCCGGTGACAGCGCTCCGGCAGCGACTGGCCGAGCTGCGCGGGCCGGCCACCGCGCCGCATCCGCTCGACGCCCGGGCGCTGGCGGCCCTCGCCGCCAACCCCGGCTGCAAGCGGCGCGCGCTCCTGGACGGCGCCGGAGTGGACAAGGCCGCCCTCGCCCGGGCGCTGGGCGCGCCCGCGCCGTTCGGCCAGTCCCAGTTCGCCTTCATGCGGGGCAACGCGTTCGAGGCACGGGTCAAGGCCGACGGCGGTACGGAGCTGCTGAGGCTGCTCGGCGTCGCCGATCCCTACGCGGCGCGGGTCCCCGACCTGACGGCGGCCGGTCCGCAGGGGCGTGCCGCGCGCACCTCACTGGCCCTGCGGGAGGCCACGGGCGTCGCGGAATGGACGCTGCTGGACCATCCGATGCTGGCGCTGGAGGTGGCCGGCTCACCGGCGTATCTGGAGCCCGACGCCGTCGTGGTGCATCCCGACGGCCGGTGGACGGTCGTCGAGATCAAGTCCTTCCCGATGATCGACGACTCGGCGGACGCGTCGAAGGTCGGCGCGGCCGCGCGCCAGGCCGCGGTGTACGTGCTGGCGCTGGAGCGGGTGGCGGCGCTCACGGAGGGCGCGTCGGTGGACCACTCGGTGCTGCTCGTCTGCCCCAAGGACTTCACCAATCTGCCAGCCGCGTCGGTGGTCGACGTACGCAAGCAGTTGTCCGTGACCCGGCGGCAGCTGGCCCGGCTGACCCGGGTCGAGGACATCGCGTCGGCGCTCCCGGACGACGTCAGCTTCGACGTGGAGAGCTGCTCACCCGGCGAACTGACGTCGGCGGTCGACTCCGTCCCCTCCGCCTACGCCCCGGAGTGCCTGTCCGCCTGCGAGCTCGCCTTCCACTGCCGCGAGCGCGCACGTGACGCCGGCGCGGTGGAGGCGCTCGGCCGTGCGGTACGGGGCGAACTGGGCGGACTGACAGGCGTCGCCGAGGTCCTCTCGGCAGCCCGCGGGGCATCGGGCGACCCGGCGGACCCGACGGTCGAGGCGCTGCGCAGGGCGGCGGCACTGCGCGCGGAGGCGCTCGGCGCGGCGGTTGCGGACAGGGGGCCGGCGTGACCGCCGGGCACGGGCACGGGTCTGCGTACGGCTGTGGGTCCCGGGCCGGGGCAAGCTGCCGCCTGCGGCCGGTGGGCGGCCCCCCGGAGACCGGGCCGGGGAGGAAGACATGTCGCTGATCAGTACGCTCGCCCGGCTGGAGGCCGTGGAGCGCGGGCGGGCGCAGCCGCTCGCCACCGTGCGGCACCGCCATCTGTCGGCGCGGCCGCTGGTGTTCGTGCCGCTCACGACGGCCGGTGAGGCGGGTGCCCCGCTCGGCGCGCTCGTCGGGACGGAGCGGGAGGCTCCGCGGTTGCTGACCGTGGCGCAGCCGCGCGACCGTGATCTGCGGTTCGCGTTTCTCGCCGAGCTGGCGGAGGCGGTGCTTCCGTATCTGGACGGGTACGCGGACGATGTCGAGCCCGCCGAGCGCAACGAGACGGACCCGGAGACCGGGAAACGCGTCAAGGTCGAGGTCGAGCTGTGCGCGGACGCCCCGCAGCTGATCGTGCCGAGCCGTCCCGGCGTCGACTTCGTACGGCTGCTGGGGCGTTCGATGCGCTTCCGGCGGACGGCGGAGCAGGATCCGGACACGCCCTATCCGGCGCCACCGCGCGTGCCGCTGCTCGGACGCTGGCTGACGCACTACGGCGAGCGGGCCCGGGTGCCCGGCTCCTCGCTGTTGCTGGCGATGACGGATCTGCTCGGCCGGCACTGGGCGACCGGACAGTCCCATCTGGAGGACCAGCACCTGGGCGCGTTGCTCGCCTGGATCGATCCTCCCGAGGGCACATCGGGCGCCGAGGCGGCGCTGCGCGCGGAGGTGGGCCGGGACCGCGAGGGCCAACTGGTGTGCCCGCCGGCCGGCCCCGCGACGGACCCGGCGTTCGACAACCGGCTGCTGTCGCCCGCGATCGAGCGGCACGACCGCGCCCGCCAGGCCCTCGCCGCCGCAGAGGACGGCGCCGCCGCCGACGAGCAACTGGCCCGGCTGAGCACGGCCGAGCGGGAGATCCGGACGCTGCTGGCGGGAGTGCTGCGCCCCACCTGGGACGCGGTGTGGCAG includes:
- a CDS encoding glycoside hydrolase family 18 protein; the protein is MGTSTHRRRAGGRTKTIGAVVAAAVIGGAAFAFTGTAQAAAVGAAYTRTSSWDGGYTGQYVITNDTGKAQSGWTLEFDLPAGTSIGSLWNGDHAADGRHITVKPTSWNKELAPGASVTVGFVTSASGTAGDPSGCLINNATCSVDTGATPRPSGRPTEQPGPTPTKPPSPTGTPTQTATATATPSATATATPPAAGGGKFAPYIDTSLYPAYDMLDTAAKTGVKDFTLAFITSGGGCAPLWGGVTGLADDKVAAQTTALRAKGGDVRVSFGGAAGHELALNCSSSGDLAAAYGKVIDQYELTKVDFDIEGAALPDTAANTRRSQAIARLQKEHPGLDVSFTLPVMPEGLTQPGVDLLADAKKNGVTIDAVNIMAMDYGPAYSGDMGTYAVQAATATQAQIKGVLGLSDAAAWQTVAVTPMIGVNDVTTEIFKVDDATQLVDFARSKGIGWLAMWSSTRDKQCPGGAQNSADATCSSILQEPLAFTKAFAAYK
- a CDS encoding sensor histidine kinase; translation: MRWALVRVCLAVTTMVVVAFAVPLGIVIQEMARDRAFSNAERQAAAIGPTLSITTDRGQLERAVASTQAGAAGRMAVHVPASDETGGQDLEIGTRRAGVKDLAITQRLGRASTTEVTDGSAWLQPTALSSGKIAIVEVFVPEGEVSNGVTTAWLVLAGVGVALILGSIVIADRLGIRMVRPAQRLAGAAHDLGEGKLGARVKEEGPTELRSAAVAFNSMADQVVQLLANERELAADLSHRLRTPLTVLRLNAASLGTGPAADQTRSAVEQLEREVDTIIRTAREAKPQTQATAPGAGCDVSEVVRQRMEFWSALAEDEGREVRLAGVERPVPIPVARPELAAALDALLGNVFRHTPEGTAFSVDVHNGEDAVIVLVSDAGPGISDPEAALTRGNSGDRDGSTGLGLDIVRRVAESTGGDVRIGHSVLGGTEVRIWIGLGGARGRQGQLGHRMKRRGKSGSGSRRGPAGLTINRLRCRP
- a CDS encoding response regulator transcription factor; the encoded protein is MASVLVVEDDQFVRSALIRHLTEASHTVRSVGTALEALREVAHLRFDVVILDLGLPDLDGSEALKMLRGITDVPVIIATARDDETEIVRLLNDGADDYLIKPFSVEHLSARMSAVLRRSRAAVGEAPPSRVIQVGGLSIDPLRRQAELDGSRLDLTRREFDLLAFLAGRPGVVVPRKELLAEVWQQSYGDDQTIDVHLSWLRRKLGETAARPRYLHTLRGVGVKLEPPR
- a CDS encoding spermidine synthase yields the protein MARNKQRGRPAAAEVVVEAVDGGLAELIPDRDRPRGWTLLIDGAPQSHVDLDDPALLTFEYQRRLGHVIDLAAPAGRPLNAVHLGGGAFTLARYLAATRPRSTQQIVEVDGPLVELVRARLPLDPGARIRVRSTDARAGLGKVPDGWADLVIADVFSGARTPAHLTSTEFLAEVRRVLRPGGHYAANLADGPPLSHLRGQIATAATVFPELALAADPTVLRGRRFGNAVLLASDRPLPVAELTRRVASDPHAGRVEHGKALADFTGGAAAVTDAAAKPSPVPPPSVFR
- a CDS encoding tetratricopeptide repeat protein; this encodes MASSRAVPNLMFRRLRGQRSPGEFAALVRRAAREIGEQVACDARYIGRVEAGEIRCPNYAYERVFLHMFPGLALADLGFSARETVRGRASRGRTPQASDTYNSNNGTNSTYSNEESDVLRRAFMTSGTVTVAAASLGLGSLPGTEALRSELPRQRVGASEVGAVEEAVRQIRLLDDRHGADGLYKRAAQPLRAAYALLDAGATTRSSTAGRLATGAGELAISVGWLAHDSGRLDDARSHYAEALATARVAADPALEAHAFCNTSFLARDAGRHREAVRAAQAGQRAAGQLGSDRLMALLTLREAGGWAGLGDRGGCERALSRAHTLFGRGPSDKDPEWMSFFGEPELQTLEAQCWSALGDWSRAARHAHRATALQNPHFARNLALYRAQLASDLARAGAPAEAASVGEQVLDVLDADVQSSRIRVMLADTAAVLRPLRRAAGVAPFLDRYAMTAATAGA
- a CDS encoding histidine phosphatase family protein, which codes for MAARIFLARHGQTEWSMLGRHTGRTDIPLLDEGRRGAKLLGERLHRTPWDGLPDAEIRTSPLSRARETCELAGFADRAQDWDALMEWDYGAYEGMTQAQIHAIDPDWFIWRDGVPVGSPGAQSRGETMAELSARADGIVEYVRSADRDVLAFAHGHILRVLCARWLGEDISFAARIKLDPTSLSALGWAYGAPAIERWNDTGHLGT